A genomic window from Prunus persica cultivar Lovell chromosome G2, Prunus_persica_NCBIv2, whole genome shotgun sequence includes:
- the LOC109947345 gene encoding uncharacterized protein LOC109947345 produces MFTLFHIVFEEMGSNVELVWPEAEVYSSRVNNCSHANSSLAAIRAKLSAEQLEQFKTSCFGHLLTIDKIQFSGQIVHGVVLRRVAGQGVKDLDGLSFLLGCDAAQFTRQDFCLITGFRFGEVPEVSSGESDEIRLQKRYFIDEGITCNALEEAFVRCTEEDDIYKLALVYFAELVVLGRDKHLNINLNYLTLVEDLDAFNRYPWGSVSFDKTQDSLFSAPTKYVKSLENEEGRGKGKSKVTGTSRRNEKGKKDKHGEAQRSGWSFKGFTYAFQIWVYELIPRMADLNYCKVVDPTAVPRILRWRTTTSVPEMRKLNNYFFQSKESVQLRALCPSEEEMRQPYWSWPQDRPAVVSAESIPSSCGDLDELNKVVSLLRSELFQVKREKDVLHLKVIRMEKLLDQCLGPQFEQEVRRDLALLKQRTNRCVVSHLFKGYREMDDIQWDEGPKHGGDTA; encoded by the exons atgttcacgTTATTTCACATTGTATTTGAGGAAATGGGATCCAACGTGGAGCTGGTATGGCCAGAGGCAGAGGTATAttcgtcacgggtgaacaactGCTCACATGCAAATTCATCTCTAGCTGCAATTCGAGCGAAGTTGAGTGCGGAACAATTAGAACAATTCAAGACATCATGCTTTGGCCATCTTCTGACTATAGATAAGATTCAGTTTAGCGGGCAGATTGTGCATGGGGTTGTGTTGCGTAGAGTAGCGGGGCAGGGTGTGAAAGACTTGGATGGACTGAGTTTCTTATTAGGGTGTGACGCTGCTCAGTTCACTCGTCAGGATTTCTGTTTGATCACAGGGTTTCGTTTTGGGGAAGTGCCTGAAGTTTCCAGTGGAGAGAGTGATGAAATCAGACTTcagaaaagatattttatagaCGAAGGAATTACATGCAATGCTTTAGAAGAAGCATTTGTGAGGTGCACAGAGGAAGATGACATCTACAAGCTAGCTCTTGTTTACTTTGCTGAGTTAGTGGTTTTGGGAAGGGACAAACATTTGAACATCAATCTAAATTACCTGACCCTTGTAGAGGACTTGGATGCGTTCAACAGGTATCCGTGGGGTTCGGTGTCCTTTGACAAAACCCAAGacagtctattttctgcaccaacaaagtatgtgaaaagcttggaaaatgaagagggaagagggaaggggAAAAGTAAGGTAACGGGAACAAGCCGGAGAAATGAGAAGGGCAAGAAGGATAAGCATGGTGAAGCGCAAAGGAGTGgctggagttttaaaggtttcaCGTATGCTTTCCAG ATTTGGgtatatgaattaattcctAGAATGGCGGACCTGAATTACTGCAAGGTTGTTGATCCGACCGCTGTCCCGCGTATTTTGCGATGGAGAACTACTACGTCTGTTCCAGAGATGAGAAAgttgaacaattattttttccagagcAAAGAG TCAGTTCAGTTGCGGGCGCTATGTCCGAGTGAAGAGGAAATGAGACAGCCATATTGGAGTTGGCCACAGGATCGCCCTGCTGTTGTCTCGGCAGAgtcaattccttcttcatgTGGTGATCTTGATGAGTTGAACAAGGTGGTAAGCTTGTTGAGGTCCGAGTTGTTTCAAGTAAAGCGGGAAAAAGACGTCCTTCACTTAAAGGTCATACGGATGGAAAAACTGTTGGACCAATGTTTAGGTCCTCAGTTTGAGCAGGAAGTAAGGAGGGACCTAGCTTTACTGAAACAAAGGACGAATCGTTGTGTCGTCTCACATCTATTTAAGGGATATAGGGAAATGGATGACATTCAATGGGATGAAGGGCCAA AGCACGGAGGGGACACTGCTTGA
- the LOC109947344 gene encoding uncharacterized protein LOC109947344: protein MPEAFIPESAWFQVMLYVATESSEDLFRMASVCRLFRTLANSPQVWNTISMAKYPYHPIWYRARPAVQHFLQQCRACDNPESIFREAFEGFFRHGKVEALYGMRIAATTGHMEAAYVVGLLGMSGIGQSKEDALQFLCSLNQRNNIDMKGTRDALTGRFRGAFVARHIVDMFDYGKIKFNRCSACNNNEWYFVIPGWPSEDKINPALWTCCNRCKWHRESIFWCKLMREYVVRGNQVFLH from the coding sequence ATGCCCGAAGCCTTCATCCCGGAGTCTGCTTGGTTTCAAGTCATGTTATACGTGGCAACCGAATCATCGGAAGATCTCTTCCGTATGGCATCTGTGTGCCGATTATTCCGAACTTTGGCAAACAGTCCACAAGTGTGGAACACCATTTCAATGGCAAAGTACCCATACCATCCTATCTGGTACCGTGCCAGACCTGCGGTCCAGCATTTCTTGCAACAATGCAGGGCTTGCGATAACCCTGAGTCCATATTTAGAGAAGCATTCGAAGGTTTTTTCAGGCACGGTAAGGTGGAAGCGTTGTATGGGATGCGCATTGCAGCCACGACAGGCCATATGGAAGCGGCATATGTAGTTGGACTACTTGGTATGTCCGGAATTGGTCAGTCAAAAGAGGATGCATTACaattcttgtgttctttgaaTCAACGTAACAACATTGATATGAAAGGAACCAGGGATGCTTTGACAGGAAGATTTCGCGGAGCATTTGTTGCAAGACATATCGTAGATATGTTTGACTATGGGAAGATTAAGTTCAATCGGTGCAGCGCTTGTAACAACAATGAatggtattttgttattcCAGGCTGGCCTAGTGAAGACAAGATAAATCCTGCGTTGTGGACTTGTTGCAACCGATGCAAATGGCACCGTGAGAGTATTTTTTGGTGCAAACTGATGCGTGAGTATGTTGTGCGAGGGAATCAGGTATTTTTGCATTAG